Below is a window of Vallicoccus soli DNA.
GCGCGCCGGACCCGGCGGCCGCGTAGGCCAGGGAGGTCGCGTCCATCGGCGGTGCCCTACCCAGCGGCACCTAGGGTGAGCCCCATGACGGACCGGCTGGTGTGGATCGACTGCGAGATGACGGGGCTGGACCTCGGGCGCGACGCGCTCGTCGAGGTCGCCGCGCTCGTGACCGACGCGGACCTGCGGGTCCTCGGCGAGGGCGTCGACGTCGTCGTGCGCCCCCCGGAGGCCGCGCTGGCCACCATGCCGGACGTCGTGCGCGAGATGCACACCGCCTCGGGGCTGCTCGACGAGCTGGCGCACGGCACCACGCTGGAGGACGCCGAGCAGCAGGTGCTGGCGTACGTGCGCGAGCACGTGCCCGACCCCCGCAAGGCGCCGCTGTGCGGCAACAGCATCGCCACCGACCGCGGCTTCATCGCCCGCGACATGAAGGCGCTCGACGCGCACCTGCACTACCGCATGGTCGACGTGTCCTCGGTCAAGGAGCTCGCCCGGCGCTGGTACCCGCGGGTCTACTACGCCTCGCCGAAGAAGGAGGGCGGGCACCGCGCGCTGGCCGACATCCGCGAGAGCGTGCGCGAGCTGCGCTACTACCGCGACGCCCTGTTCGTGCCGCAGCCCGGGCCCGACTCGGCGACCGCGCGGGCCGTCGCCGAGCGCGTGGTGCGCGAGGCGGCGCAGGAGCCCGGGAGCGCGTGACGAGCGGGCCCGCACGACCCGCTATGCTCCTCCTGCTGCGCGCGGCGTCGAGCCGCGCGCCGTGGTGGGCGTAGCTCAGCTGGTAGAGCACCGGGTTGTGGTCCCGGGGGTCGCGGGTTCAAGTCCCGTCGCTCACCCCACCTCCGCCGCCGCTCCCGCGGGCGCTCCGCGCCGTCGCGGGAGCCGCGGCGAGCCCCCTCCCGCCCCCACCGCGCGCCTCGCCCCCCGGGTTAGGGTCGCCCGACGGTCGGGGACGACGGGAGGCGCGGCGTGGCGGCACCGGTGCAGGAGGCCCTCGCGGGCCTGGCGGGCGCGCTGCCCGGCGCGGTGAGCGAGCGCGAGAGCCACCGCCGGCGCCTGGCGCACGACGCCTCGCACTACCTGCTCGTCCCCCGCGCCGTGGCCACCCCGCGCGACGCCGACCAGGTCGCCGCCCTGCTGCGCGCCTGCTCCGCCGCCGGGCTGCCGCTGACCTTCCGCTCGGGCGGCACGAGCCTGTCGGGGCAGGGCGTCACCGAGCACCTGCTCGTCGACGTGCGCCGGCACTTCCGCGGGCTGGAGGTCCTCGACGGCGGCGCCCGGGTGCGGGTGCAGCCCGGCGCGGTGCTGCGCCAGGTCAACGCCGCGCTGGCCCCGTACGGGCGCCGGCTCGGCCCGGACCCGGCCAGCGAGTCGGCGTGCACCGTCGGCGGGGTCCTGGCGAACAACTCCAGCGGCATGACCTGCGGGACCACGGCGAACGCGTACCGGACCCTGGAGTCGCTCGTCCTCGTGCTGCCGAGCGGCACGGTCGTGGACTCCGGCGCGCCCGACGCCGACGCGCGGCTGCGGGCCCTCGAGCCCGGCCTGCACGCGGGCCTGCTGCGCCTGCGCGACCGGGTCCGCAGCGACCCGGGGTCGCTGCGGCGCATCGCCGCGCAGTACGCGATGAAGAACACCATGGGCTACGGGCTCAACTCCTTCGTCGACCACGACGACCCGGTGCAGGTCCTGGCGCACCTGGCCGTGGGCAGCGAGGGGACGCTCGGCTTCGTCGCCGGCGCGGTGCTCCGCACCGTGCCCGTGCACCCCCTCGCCGCGACCGGGCTGCTCGTGCTCGACAGCCTCCGCGACGCCATGGACGCCGTGCCGGCGCTCGTCGACGCCGGGCCGGCGGCCGTCGAGCTGCTGGACGCGCAGGCGCTGCGGGTGGCGCAGCGGGACCCCCGGGCCGACGCCGTGCTGCGCGGGCTCGACGTGCGCCGGCACGCGGCGCTGCTCGTGGAGTGGCAGTCCTCCGACGCGGACGAGCTGGCGGGGCGCGTCGCGGCGGCGGAGCGGCTCGTCGCCGGCCTGCCGCTGGCCGCACCCGCCCGGCTCAGCGGCGACGCGGCCGGGCGCGCCGCGCTGTGGCACATCCGCAAGGGCCTGTACGCCGCAGTGGCGGGCGCCCGCCCCTCCGGCACCACGGCGCTGCTCGAGGACGTGGCCGTGCCGGTCGCCGCGCTCGCCGACACCTGCGACGACCTCGACGTGCTCTACGCGCGCCACGGCTACGAGGGCACCGTGACCTTCGGGCACGCCAAGGACGGCAACCTGCACTTCATGCTCGTCGAGCGCTTCCCCGACGGGCGGGCCCCCGCGCGGTACGAGGCGTTCACCGAGGAGATGGTCGACGTCGTCCTCGGCCACGGGGGCACCCTCAAGGCCGAGCACGGCACGGGGCGGGTCATGGCGCCGTACGTCCGGCGCCAGTTCGGCGACGAGCTCTACGCCGTCATGCGCGAGGTCAAGGCGCTGTGCGACCCGCGCGGCACGCTGAGCCCCGGCGTGCTCGTCAGCGACGACCCCGCCGCGCACGTGCGGCACCTCAAGACGGTGCCGCAGGTGGAGCCCGAGGTGGACCGCTGCGTGGAGTGCGGCTACTGCGAGCCGGTGTGCCCGAGCCAGGACCTCACGACGACGCCGCGCCAGCGCATCGTGCTGCGCCGCGAGATCGCCGCGGCCGAGGCCGCCGGCGACGCCGCGCTGGCCCGCGCGCTGCGCGAGGACTACGACTACGACGCCGTGCAGACCTGCGCGGTCGACGGCATGTGCGCCACCGCCTGCCCGGTGCTCATCAACACGGGGGACCTCGTCAAGCGCCTGCGCGCGGAGTCGGCGACCCGGGTCGAGCAGCGCGCGTGGTCCGCGCTCGCGGGGCACTGGGGCGCGGCGACCCGCACGATGGGCCGCGCCCTCGACGCGGCGACGGCCGTGCCGCCCGCCGCCGCGGGCGCCACCCGGGCCGGGCGGGCCGTGCTGGGCGCGGACCGCGTGCCGCGCTGGGACGCCGACCTGCCCGCGGGCGGACGGCCGCGCCGGGCGCTGCGCGAGGACCGGCCCGACGCCGTGTTCGTCCCCTCCTGCCTCGGCGCGCTGTTCGCGCCGGCCGGGGACGGGGCGGGGGTCGAGGCGGCCGTACGGGCCCTGGCCGCGCGCGCCGGGCTGCGCCTCGCGGTGCCGGACGGGGTCGCGGACCTGTGCTGCGGCACGCCGTGGTCCTCCAAGGGCCTGCCCGCCGGGCACGCGCGGGTGCGCGAGCGGGTCGTGCCCGTGCTGCGCGCCGCGACCCGCGGCGGCGCCGTCCCGGTCGTGACCGACGCGTCGTCCTGCGCCGAGGGCTTCGCCGGGCTGGACGGGGTGCCGGTCCTCGACGCCGTCGCCTGGGTGGCGACCGAGGTGCTCCCCCGGCTCACGGTCACCCGGCGGCTCGGCGCGCTCGCGCTGCACCCGACCTGCTCGTCCACCCGCGCCGGCACCGGGCCGGCCGTGCTGGCCCTGGCGCGGGCGGTCGCCGACGAGGTCGTCGTGCCGCGGGCCTGGCGCTGCTGCGCCTTCGCCGGCGACCGCGGGATGCTGCACCCCGAGCTCACCGCGAGCGCGACGGCGCCCGAGGCCCGCGAGCTCGAGGGGCGCGCGTTCGACGCGTACGCCTCGACGGGGCGCACCTGCGAGGTCGGGATGACCCGGGCGACGGGGCGGCCGTACCGGCACCTGCTGGAGCTGGTGGAGGAGGCGACCCGCTAGCGCCGCTGGGCGTCCTGCACGTGGTCGCGCAGCAGCCGGGCCACGTCGTCGGCCCGCTCGACGCTCGCGAGGTGCGCGACGCCCTCGAGCTCGACGAGCCGGCTGCGCGGGAGCAGGTCCGCGATGCGCCGCTGGTGCTCCGGGGGCAGCGAAGCGTCCTGGGCCGCGGAGACGACGAGCGCGGGCGCCTCGACGCGGGGCAGCTCGGCGGTCAGGTCGAGCCCGGCGACGGCCTCGCAGCAGCCGGCGTACCCCTCGGCGGGGGTCGCCGCGACCATGGCCCGCAGCCGCGCGGCGACCTCGGGGTGGGCCGCGGCGTACGGCGCGGTGAGCCAGCGGCCGACGACCGTCGCGGCGAGGGCGCCCGGCCCGTCGCGGCGCACGGTCGCCGCCCGGTCGTGCCAGGGCGAGGGGTCCTCGGTCCGGGCCGACGTGCACAGCAGCGCCAGCGAGCGCACGCGCTCCGGGGCGCGCACGGCGACGGCCTGCGCGACCATCCCGCCCAGCGAGATCCCCGCGACGTGCGCCACGTCGACGTCGAGGCGGTCGAGCAGGCCGACGACGTCGTCGGCGAGCTCCTCGAGGGCGTACGGGCCGGGCGGCACCGGCGAGGCGCCGTGCCCGCGCAGGTCCGCGCGCACGAGGCGCAGCGACCCGGCGAGGGCGCGCTGGGGCTCCCAGACCGACAGGTCGCTGCCGAGGCTGCCGAGGAGCAGGAGCACCGGCGCGTCCGAGGGCCCCTCGACGACGTGGTGCAGGTCGACGCTCACGAGGCGCTCCCCCGCACCGCGTCCAGCAGCTCGGCGGTGCGCAGCGACTGCTCCAGCGGGAGCACCTCGTCGACGTCGCCGCGCACCGCGCCGGACACCCCCTCGACCATGAGCTGGTACGGGTCGACGGGCGCGAAGTGCTCGGCGTGCCCCCCGACGAGCAGGACCGAGGGCTCCGCGCGCGAGCTGTACGGGCTGCCGACGACGTCGAGCCGCCCGTCGTCGCCCTCGACCGCGAGCCACTGCTGCACGTCGTCGGCCATGGCGAAGCGCACCTCCGCGGTGGCCAGGCCGAGCTGCAGCAGGGCGGTCCCGCGCAGGTCCACGCCGGTCGGCCCGCGCTCGAGCTCCACGCTCTTGACCGCCTCGAGCATCTGCCAGCCGGTCGCCCAGAGCGCCGCCGAGGCGGCGTAGCAGCCGACGTCCAGCAGCGCGCCGCCGCCGTGCGCCGGGTCGTGCCGGAAGCCGCCCTCCTCGACGCGGCCGGTGAAGCCGGTCCAGACCCGCCGCACCTCCCCGACCGCGCCGGTGGCGAGCAGGGCCTCCGCGCGCAGGGTGCGCGGGTGCCAGCGGTACCAGGACGCCTCGACGAGCAGCCGGCCCGCCTCGCGCGCCGCGTCGGCCATGCGCCGGACCTCGCCGGCGTCGAGCCCGAGGGGCTTCTCGCAGAGCACGTGCTTGCCGTGGCGCAGCGCCTCGACCACCCACTCGGCGTGCGCGTCGTGGTGCAGGGCGACGTAGACCGCGTCGACGTCGTCGTCCGCGACCAGCGCCGCGTAGCTCCCGTACGCCCGCCCGCGCGGGCGCAGCCGCCGGGCCCGCTCGACGTCGCGCGACGCGACCGCCTGCAGGCAGGCGCCGCGCGACGCGTGCACCACCGGCGCCAGCTCGCGCGCGATCCGCCCGGCGCCGAGGAACCCCCAGCGCACCGCACCGCCCCAGCCGCCCACGCAGCACCTCCTCGTCCAC
It encodes the following:
- the orn gene encoding oligoribonuclease, translated to MTDRLVWIDCEMTGLDLGRDALVEVAALVTDADLRVLGEGVDVVVRPPEAALATMPDVVREMHTASGLLDELAHGTTLEDAEQQVLAYVREHVPDPRKAPLCGNSIATDRGFIARDMKALDAHLHYRMVDVSSVKELARRWYPRVYYASPKKEGGHRALADIRESVRELRYYRDALFVPQPGPDSATARAVAERVVREAAQEPGSA
- a CDS encoding FAD-binding and (Fe-S)-binding domain-containing protein — translated: MAAPVQEALAGLAGALPGAVSERESHRRRLAHDASHYLLVPRAVATPRDADQVAALLRACSAAGLPLTFRSGGTSLSGQGVTEHLLVDVRRHFRGLEVLDGGARVRVQPGAVLRQVNAALAPYGRRLGPDPASESACTVGGVLANNSSGMTCGTTANAYRTLESLVLVLPSGTVVDSGAPDADARLRALEPGLHAGLLRLRDRVRSDPGSLRRIAAQYAMKNTMGYGLNSFVDHDDPVQVLAHLAVGSEGTLGFVAGAVLRTVPVHPLAATGLLVLDSLRDAMDAVPALVDAGPAAVELLDAQALRVAQRDPRADAVLRGLDVRRHAALLVEWQSSDADELAGRVAAAERLVAGLPLAAPARLSGDAAGRAALWHIRKGLYAAVAGARPSGTTALLEDVAVPVAALADTCDDLDVLYARHGYEGTVTFGHAKDGNLHFMLVERFPDGRAPARYEAFTEEMVDVVLGHGGTLKAEHGTGRVMAPYVRRQFGDELYAVMREVKALCDPRGTLSPGVLVSDDPAAHVRHLKTVPQVEPEVDRCVECGYCEPVCPSQDLTTTPRQRIVLRREIAAAEAAGDAALARALREDYDYDAVQTCAVDGMCATACPVLINTGDLVKRLRAESATRVEQRAWSALAGHWGAATRTMGRALDAATAVPPAAAGATRAGRAVLGADRVPRWDADLPAGGRPRRALREDRPDAVFVPSCLGALFAPAGDGAGVEAAVRALAARAGLRLAVPDGVADLCCGTPWSSKGLPAGHARVRERVVPVLRAATRGGAVPVVTDASSCAEGFAGLDGVPVLDAVAWVATEVLPRLTVTRRLGALALHPTCSSTRAGTGPAVLALARAVADEVVVPRAWRCCAFAGDRGMLHPELTASATAPEARELEGRAFDAYASTGRTCEVGMTRATGRPYRHLLELVEEATR
- the pcaD gene encoding 3-oxoadipate enol-lactonase, producing MSVDLHHVVEGPSDAPVLLLLGSLGSDLSVWEPQRALAGSLRLVRADLRGHGASPVPPGPYALEELADDVVGLLDRLDVDVAHVAGISLGGMVAQAVAVRAPERVRSLALLCTSARTEDPSPWHDRAATVRRDGPGALAATVVGRWLTAPYAAAHPEVAARLRAMVAATPAEGYAGCCEAVAGLDLTAELPRVEAPALVVSAAQDASLPPEHQRRIADLLPRSRLVELEGVAHLASVERADDVARLLRDHVQDAQRR
- a CDS encoding Gfo/Idh/MocA family protein, whose protein sequence is MGGWGGAVRWGFLGAGRIARELAPVVHASRGACLQAVASRDVERARRLRPRGRAYGSYAALVADDDVDAVYVALHHDAHAEWVVEALRHGKHVLCEKPLGLDAGEVRRMADAAREAGRLLVEASWYRWHPRTLRAEALLATGAVGEVRRVWTGFTGRVEEGGFRHDPAHGGGALLDVGCYAASAALWATGWQMLEAVKSVELERGPTGVDLRGTALLQLGLATAEVRFAMADDVQQWLAVEGDDGRLDVVGSPYSSRAEPSVLLVGGHAEHFAPVDPYQLMVEGVSGAVRGDVDEVLPLEQSLRTAELLDAVRGSAS